The following are encoded in a window of Candidatus Cetobacterium colombiensis genomic DNA:
- a CDS encoding aspartate kinase — protein sequence MRIVIKYGGSSVATLEKIEKIANYIKGLKEKIEEIVVVVSAMGKTTDELLKKAAYFGESLNKREIDMLISTGEQQSIALLSLALNAIGCEAISYTGYQIGLKTEGNYGDSEILEINKDFLEKKLKEKKVIIVAGFQGVNEFGDITTLGRGGSDTTAVALAGVLGCECKIYTDVDGVYTEDPRKNKEAKKIEKISYDKMEEMSRNGAKVLETKAVKIGKKYRVPIYVGESLGNENGTYIID from the coding sequence ATGAGAATAGTTATAAAATATGGTGGAAGTTCAGTAGCAACTTTAGAAAAAATAGAAAAAATAGCTAATTATATAAAAGGGTTAAAAGAAAAAATAGAAGAAATAGTAGTAGTAGTATCAGCAATGGGAAAAACAACTGATGAATTATTAAAAAAAGCAGCTTATTTTGGTGAGAGTTTAAATAAAAGAGAGATTGATATGCTAATAAGTACAGGAGAACAACAAAGTATAGCCTTATTGTCGTTAGCACTAAATGCGATAGGATGTGAAGCAATTTCATATACAGGATATCAAATTGGGTTAAAAACAGAAGGAAATTATGGAGATAGTGAAATTTTAGAGATAAATAAAGATTTTTTAGAAAAAAAATTAAAAGAAAAAAAAGTTATAATAGTTGCAGGGTTTCAAGGGGTTAATGAATTTGGAGATATAACAACTTTAGGAAGAGGGGGATCTGATACAACAGCAGTTGCTTTGGCTGGAGTATTAGGTTGCGAATGTAAAATTTATACGGATGTTGATGGAGTTTATACTGAAGATCCAAGAAAAAATAAAGAAGCTAAAAAAATAGAAAAAATATCGTATGATAAGATGGAAGAAATGTCGAGAAATGGGGCTAAAGTTTTAGAAACAAAAGCAGTTAAAATAGGGAAAAAATATAGAGTACCTATATATGTG